The Xiphophorus maculatus strain JP 163 A chromosome 23, X_maculatus-5.0-male, whole genome shotgun sequence genome contains a region encoding:
- the LOC102235842 gene encoding N-alpha-acetyltransferase 15, NatA auxiliary subunit, which produces MPSVTLPQKENALFKRILRCYEHKQYRNGLKFCKQILSNPKFAEHGETLAMKGLTLNCLGKKEDAYELVRRGLRNDLKSHVCWHVYGLLQRSDKKYDEAIKCYRNALKWDKDNLQILRDLSLLQIQMRDLEGYRETRYQLLQLRPGQRASWIGYAVAYHLLEDFEMAAKIVEEFRKTQQTSPDKVDYEYSELLLYQNQILREAGLHKEALEHLNSYEKQMCDKLAVEETRGELLLKLERPEEASEIYTRLLERNPENWAYYKGLENALKPGSVEEHQKIYEESWTKFPRGLVPRRLPLNFLTGEKFRECLDIYLRMNFTKGCPPVFTTLKSLYTDREKVTIIEELVLGYESCLKSSRMFSEDDDGKEEPPTTLLWVQYFLAQHFGFIDKASQALEYINAAIDSTPTLIELFLVKAKIYKHAGNIKEAARWMDEAQALDTADRFINSKCAKYMLKAGLIKEAEEMCSKFTREGTSAVENLNEMQCMWFQTECALAYKAMNKFGEALKKCHEIERHFVEITDDQFDFHTYCMRKMTLRSYVDLLKLEDVLRQHPFYYKAARTAIQIYLDLHDKPLTDDNKERQADAENLTDKELKKLRNKQRRAQKKAQLEEEKKNAEKEKQLKNQKKKKEDDDEEIGGPKEELIPDKLAKPENPLEEAVKFLIPLKNLVRNKIETHLLAFEIYFRKEKYLLMLQSIKRAVAIEPSNPWLHQCLVRFFKKVSESADLAEAVRTVLKQEISRLFGDSNPQSFNKNYLSQHSSCIPHRLAAAKMMVYLEPSSDKMACEIATALAEPLSGRSIQICSEVLEALRSGQLGEAQQKAAESYCATCNKIYPYSLAFMPPGYQDNSTTISANGDLSAGEQDDLAHEM; this is translated from the exons ATGCCCTCAGTGACTCTGCCGCAGAAGGAGAATGCTCTCTTCAAAAGGATTTTG AGGTGTTACGAACACAAACAGTACAGAAACGGGCTGAAGTTCTGCAAACAGATCCTGAGCAACCCCAAATTTGCAGAGCATGGAG AGACGCTGGCCATGAAGGGGTTAACCCTCAACTGCCTGGGCAAGAAGGAGGACGCCTACGAGCTGGTGAGACGAGGCCTACGCAACGACCTGAAGAGCCATGTCT GCTGGCATGTCTACGGCCTGCTGCAGCGCTCTGATAAGAAATATGACGAGGCCATCAAGTGTTACCGCAACGCTCTGAAGTGGGACAAGGACAACCTGCAGATCCTCAGAGACCTGTCCCTGCTGCAGATCCAGATGAGGGACCTGGAGGGCTACAGG GAGACCCGCTACCAGCTGTTGCAGCTGCGTCCTGGCCAGCGGGCCTCATGGATTGGCTATGCTGTCGCTTATCACCTCTTGGAAGACTTTGAGATGGCGGCTAAGATCGTGGAGGAGTTCCGGAAAACCCAGCAG ACGTCTCCAGACAAGGTGGACTATGAGTACAGTGAGCTGCTGCTGTATCAGAACCAGATCCTGAGGGAGGCTGGCCTGCACAAAGAGGCACTGGAGCACCTGAACAGCTATGAGAAGCAGATGTGTGACAAGCTGGCTGTGGAGGAGACCAGAG gaGAGCTACTGTTGAAGCTGGAGAGGCCAGAGGAAGCTTCAGAGATCTACACAAGACTTCTGGAGAGGAACCCAGAGAACTGGGCCTACTACAAGGGCCTGGAGAACGCCTTAAAACCAG gCAGTGTAGAAGAGCACCAGAAGATCTATGAGGAGTCCTGGACGAAGTTTCCCAGGGGTCTGGTTCCTCGAAGGCTGCCTCTTAACTTCCTCACAG GGGAGAAGTTCCGGGAATGTCTGGACATCTACCTGAGGATGAACTTCACTAAAGGCTGCCCTCCTGTCTTCACCACACTCAAATCCTTGTACACAGACAGAGAAAAG GTTACGATAATAGAAGAATTAGTACTTGGCTATGAAAGCTGTTTAAAAAGCAGTCGAATGTTTAGTGAAGATG ATGATGGGAAGGAGGAGCCTCCGACCACCCTCCTCTGGGTGCAGTACTTCCTGGCCCAGCACTTTGGCTTCATCGACAAGGCCAGCCAGGCACTGGAGTACATCAACGCTGCCATCGACAGCACACCCACACTGATCGAGCTCTTCCTGGTCAAGGCCAAGATCTACAAG CATGCAGGCAACATCAAGGAGGCGGCTCGATGGATGGACGAGGCCCAGGCGCTGGACACTGCCGACCGATTCATCAACTCCAAGTGTGCCAAGTACATGCTGAAGGCCGGCCTCAtaaaggaggcagaggagatgTGCTCCAAGTTTACAAGG GAGGGGACATCTGCAGTGGAGAACCTGAATGAGATGCAGTGCATGTGGTTCCAGACAGAATGCGCTTTGGCCTACAAGGCCATGAACAAGTTTGGTGAGGCCCTGAAGAAGTGCCATGAGATCGAGAGG CATTTTGTGGAGATCACAGACGACCAGTTTGATTTCCACACCTACTGCATGAGGAAGATGACGCTGCGCTCCTATGTGGACCTGCTGAAGCTGGAGGACGTCCTACGACAGCATCCCTTCTACTACAAAGCCGCTCGCACCGCCATCCAGATCTACCTGGACCTACATGACAAGCCACTGACCGATGACAACAAAGAGAGACAGGCGGACGCAG AAAACCTAACAGACAAGGAGCTGAAGAAGCTGCGGAACAAACAACGAAGAGCGCAGAAGAAGGCTCAGttagaggaggagaagaagaatgcagagaaggaaaagcagctgaagaaccagaagaagaaaaaggaggacgATGATGAGGAAATTGGAGGGCCCAAGGAGGAGCTAATACCAGATAAGTTAGCTAAG CCAGAGAACCCCTTAGAGGAGGCAGTCAAGTTCCTCATCCCTCTGAAGAACCTGGTGCGCAACAAGATCGAGACTCACCTGTTGGCCTTTGAGATCTACTTCAGGAAAG AGAAGTACCTTCTGATGTTGCAGTCGATAAAGAGAGCGGTGGCCATAGAACCCTCCAACCCATGGCTGCACCAGTGTTTAGTACGCTTCTTCAAGAAGG TGAGTGAGAGTGCAGACCTGGCCGAGGCGGTGAGGACCGTGCTGAAGCAGGAGATCTCCAGGCTGTTTGGAGACAGCAACCCTCAGAGCTTCAACAAGAACTACCTGAGCCAACACTCCAGCTGCATCCCCCACCGGCTGGCTG CTGCTAAGATGATGGTCTACCTGGAGCCGTCCTCTGATAAAATGGCCTGTGAGATCGCGACAGCTCTGGCCGAGCCTCTGTCTGGAAGAAGCATCCAG ATCTGCTCCGAGGTGCTGGAGGCTCTGAGGAGCGGCCAGCTGGGCGAGGCTCAGCAGAAAGCAGCCGAGTCTTACTGTGCCACCTGCAACAAGATCTACCCTTACTCCCTGGCCTTCATGCCCCCCGGTTACCAAGACAACAGCACCACAATCAGCGCCAACGGCGACCTGTCGGCAGGAGAGCAGGATGACCTCGCACATGAAATGTGA
- the ndufc1 gene encoding NADH dehydrogenase [ubiquinone] 1 subunit C1, mitochondrial, with protein sequence MTFSRLLSRAVLINRAGSRSAFTSSKTDTASPNWLQVGLAFGTAAFIWGLLFKQHSTDVHEYEVKKGLQ encoded by the exons ATGACGTTCAGCCGCTTGTTATCCCGAGCTGTTCTCATTAACAGGG CCGGATCCAGATCAGCCTTCACTAGCTCCAAGACGGACACAGCCAGCCCCAACTGGCTGCAAGTGGGTCTTGCGTTTGGAACAGCGGCTTTTATCTGGGGCCTG CTCTTCAAACAGCACAGCACAGATGTTCATGAGTATGAAGTGAAAAAAGGCCTTCAGTGA